GCGGCATGGAGTTTTTCGACAGCATCGAGCGGTATTCGGAGAAGAAGGCGCGCGAGCTGGGGTTCGACGGCGCCGACGAGGAATACCTTAAATATACATATACGACGAACAGCAACTGCCATCACTGACGGGGGCGGCCGTCGTTAAACGTACGACAGAGATGAAAAGGAACAGTTGGCAGGAGTACCAGAAGGAGGTGGCGGACGACCGCTACTATTATCTGCGCAGTTGCATCCGGCAGAATTTCTTTCCCGGTTCCGAGAAGGCGTTCGTCCGAATACTGCGCCAGGAGCTGGGACGCGACCTGTTCGATGACCCGGTGCATACTTCGTGTACGGGTATCGGCTATCATTCCGATATCGTGCCGCTCGAAACCATCATGACCGTCGTGGCGCGGCAGTTCGCACTGGCGTCCGAGGCGGGGTACGAAAACCTCGCCGTATCGTGCATCACCTCCTTCGGTATCTACACGGAGATTCTCGAAACGTGGCAGGAGTTTCCCGAGCTGGAGGCGAAGGTCCGCGAACATTTGTTTCGGGCGACCGGACGCGAGTTCCGCAAGCCGAAAAACGTGTCGCATGCTTCGGACATCATCTTCCACCACCGCGAGGCCATCCGGCAGCGGGCCGCATACCTGCTCGTGAACCGGCGGACGGGCGAACCCCTGCGCGGGGTGGAGCACATCGGATGCCATTATGCCAAGATATTCCCGAAAGAGGGTATCGGCGGCGTGGAGTTTCCTTATGTGCTTGCCGGCATGATTGAGGCGTGGGGCGGACAGGTGGTGGATTATCCGGAGCGGCGCCACTGCTGCGGTTTTGGATTCCGCAATTACATCGTGCAGGCCAACCGCGGTTATTCGGTGGCCAATTCGCAGAAGAAGTTCGAGTCCATGGCACCCTACA
This genomic interval from Tidjanibacter massiliensis contains the following:
- a CDS encoding CoB--CoM heterodisulfide reductase iron-sulfur subunit B family protein; this encodes MKRNSWQEYQKEVADDRYYYLRSCIRQNFFPGSEKAFVRILRQELGRDLFDDPVHTSCTGIGYHSDIVPLETIMTVVARQFALASEAGYENLAVSCITSFGIYTEILETWQEFPELEAKVREHLFRATGREFRKPKNVSHASDIIFHHREAIRQRAAYLLVNRRTGEPLRGVEHIGCHYAKIFPKEGIGGVEFPYVLAGMIEAWGGQVVDYPERRHCCGFGFRNYIVQANRGYSVANSQKKFESMAPYKPDFIVANCPGCAMFLDRWQYTIAEIEGTTYGEEGKGIPVLTYEELAGLVLGYDPWELGLQMHQVDVEPLLNKMGVEYDPAAKYLLPNGKYIGRPEPAMVNLGAD